The following are encoded in a window of Rubellicoccus peritrichatus genomic DNA:
- a CDS encoding SDR family NAD(P)-dependent oxidoreductase, with amino-acid sequence MSKLDFQNAFSLKGETALITGGGSGLGLAMATSFCAAGAQVILVGRREQVVKNAATSLGPNAFAIAHDISECERASELMEKAEEVSGSKPSILVNNAGIHLKKLATETNPSEFEAVIQTHVIAAHSLVQAALPAMLEKQHGSILFMASMTSYIGMPKVVAYSAAKSAYVGMVRTLTSEVAEHGVRVNGIAPGWIQSPMLDQALGNDTVRRQKILSRTPMGKFGEPDDIGLAAVYLCSPAAKFVSGVVLPIDGGASIGF; translated from the coding sequence TCACTCAAAGGGGAAACAGCATTGATTACCGGTGGTGGCAGTGGACTCGGCCTGGCAATGGCCACCTCTTTTTGCGCTGCCGGGGCACAAGTTATTCTGGTCGGGCGACGCGAGCAAGTTGTCAAAAATGCAGCAACCAGTCTCGGCCCAAATGCTTTTGCCATTGCTCATGACATTTCTGAATGCGAACGCGCAAGCGAGCTGATGGAGAAAGCGGAGGAAGTATCCGGATCCAAGCCAAGCATACTGGTCAACAATGCTGGTATTCATCTGAAAAAATTGGCCACCGAAACCAATCCATCGGAATTTGAAGCAGTCATCCAAACCCATGTTATCGCCGCCCACTCACTTGTGCAGGCAGCTCTACCTGCAATGCTCGAGAAGCAACATGGCAGTATACTTTTCATGGCGTCGATGACCTCCTACATTGGCATGCCAAAGGTCGTCGCTTACTCCGCCGCAAAGTCCGCATACGTTGGCATGGTCCGTACCCTAACTTCAGAGGTAGCCGAGCATGGTGTACGCGTGAATGGCATTGCTCCCGGCTGGATTCAATCACCTATGCTCGATCAGGCGCTCGGCAATGACACGGTAAGACGACAAAAGATACTTTCCCGCACGCCTATGGGTAAGTTCGGTGAACCGGATGACATTGGCCTGGCAGCAGTCTATCTTTGCTCACCAGCGGCAAAATTTGTCAGTGGTGTTGTACTTCCTATCGATGGTGGTGCAAGTATTGGTTTCTAG